In Hasllibacter sp. MH4015, the following proteins share a genomic window:
- a CDS encoding GatB/YqeY domain-containing protein, with amino-acid sequence MGLRAKITEGIKTAMREKDTVRLSTLRLINAAVKDQDIAARAKGNADGVDDGEVLAILAKMVKQRQESARAYEEGGRLELAEQEQAEIVVIEDYLPRQLSDEEVGRAVDAAIVKTGASSIRDMGRVMGELKSQYAGQMDFGRVGPMVKDRLG; translated from the coding sequence ATGGGCTTGAGAGCGAAGATCACCGAAGGCATCAAGACGGCAATGCGCGAAAAGGACACCGTGCGCCTGTCGACGCTGCGCCTGATCAACGCGGCCGTGAAGGACCAGGACATCGCCGCGCGTGCCAAGGGCAACGCCGACGGCGTGGACGATGGCGAAGTGCTGGCCATCCTTGCCAAGATGGTCAAGCAGCGCCAGGAAAGCGCGCGCGCCTATGAAGAAGGCGGACGGCTGGAATTGGCCGAGCAGGAGCAGGCGGAAATCGTCGTGATCGAGGATTACCTGCCGCGCCAATTGTCGGACGAGGAGGTGGGCCGCGCCGTGGATGCCGCCATCGTCAAGACGGGCGCATCGAGCATCCGCGACATGGGCCGCGTGATGGGTGAGCTGAAGTCTCAATATGCGGGCCAGATGGATTTCGGTCGCGTCGGCCCGATGGTGAAGGACCGCCTTGGATAG
- a CDS encoding helix-turn-helix domain-containing protein: protein MELLDLALRSAAIGVLALLAGLLLRAPIGWEGRISILAVALSKSAMLLLTSATPLAFPPLIATNLILLSSLVPNAVTWLIVTIFVDPPFRRWPWLVASSLVSGLLLVHHLNPDSVAAVLCAASAALLYAGLFGLALWSSRDDLVECRCRARPGFAAAIAGLGATLTGVQALGLMDSEGLAFALMQSTGVLAVTLAFAIWILNPAIDRWPGQSDTSPAPEPSSAGPDTALITRIRAAMAAGAWRQEGLTIGGLAAQLNVPEHRLRRAINGGLGHRNFSSFINSHRIAAAKAQLADPEGEGTTILEIAYDVGFASLGPFNRAFRAATGQSPTEFRRDALSHPAARADSENRAPIPANLH from the coding sequence ATGGAGCTTCTGGATCTCGCCCTGCGTAGCGCGGCGATCGGTGTGCTTGCCTTGCTGGCGGGCCTCCTGCTGCGCGCGCCTATCGGATGGGAGGGGCGGATTTCGATCCTTGCAGTCGCCCTGTCCAAATCCGCGATGTTGCTGCTGACAAGCGCGACGCCCCTGGCGTTCCCGCCGCTGATCGCCACCAACCTGATCCTGCTGTCGAGCCTCGTTCCCAACGCGGTCACATGGCTGATCGTGACGATCTTCGTCGATCCGCCCTTCCGCCGCTGGCCCTGGCTTGTGGCCTCCTCCCTCGTCTCCGGCCTCTTGCTGGTGCATCACCTCAATCCCGACAGCGTAGCGGCGGTCCTTTGCGCGGCCAGCGCGGCGCTGCTTTACGCGGGCCTGTTTGGCCTGGCGCTCTGGTCCTCCCGCGACGACCTGGTGGAGTGCCGCTGCCGGGCGCGGCCGGGCTTTGCGGCGGCCATTGCGGGGCTTGGCGCGACGCTGACCGGGGTGCAGGCGCTGGGGTTGATGGACAGCGAGGGATTGGCCTTCGCCCTGATGCAATCGACCGGCGTTCTGGCCGTAACCCTGGCCTTCGCGATCTGGATCCTAAACCCCGCCATCGACCGTTGGCCGGGCCAATCGGACACGTCGCCCGCGCCCGAGCCGTCTTCCGCCGGCCCCGACACGGCGTTGATCACGCGCATCCGGGCCGCCATGGCCGCAGGCGCGTGGCGGCAGGAGGGGCTGACGATCGGCGGGCTCGCCGCCCAGCTCAACGTGCCCGAACACCGCCTGCGCCGGGCGATCAATGGTGGGCTGGGACATCGCAACTTTTCCAGCTTCATCAATTCCCACCGCATCGCCGCCGCCAAGGCCCAACTTGCCGATCCCGAAGGCGAAGGCACCACGATCCTCGAGATTGCCTATGACGTCGGCTTCGCCTCGCTGGGTCCGTTCAACCGCGCGTTCCGGGCCGCGACGGGTCAAAGCCCGACGGAGTTCCGGCGCGACGCGCTGAGCCATCCCGCGGCCCGCGCCGATTCCGAAAATCGCGCGCCGATCCCCGCGAACCTGCACTGA
- a CDS encoding DUF2244 domain-containing protein, with amino-acid sequence MPITTATPADTSPSRGAPRLSLRLTPYKSLTPEGFVWFIGVTAALISVPLFSILGTSVFWALLPFLVAAVWGIWTALKRSWRDKELYEDVLVWDDLIRVERHAPRKPTLDWEANPYWVRATLHARGGPVPNYLTLKGGAREVELGAFLTPLERVELKDILERSLGAAPHPT; translated from the coding sequence ATGCCGATCACGACCGCCACACCCGCTGACACATCGCCATCCCGCGGCGCGCCGCGCCTGTCGCTGCGCCTGACGCCCTATAAATCCCTCACGCCCGAGGGGTTCGTGTGGTTCATCGGCGTCACGGCGGCGCTGATCTCCGTTCCGCTGTTCTCGATCCTCGGCACGTCCGTGTTCTGGGCGCTCCTGCCATTCCTCGTCGCGGCCGTCTGGGGCATCTGGACGGCCCTGAAACGATCCTGGCGCGACAAGGAACTCTACGAGGATGTGCTGGTTTGGGATGACCTGATCCGGGTCGAACGCCATGCGCCGCGCAAACCCACCCTGGATTGGGAGGCAAACCCCTATTGGGTCCGCGCCACGCTCCACGCACGCGGCGGTCCGGTGCCGAATTACCTGACTCTCAAGGGCGGCGCGCGGGAGGTGGAGCTTGGCGCCTTCCTGACGCCGCTGGAACGGGTGGAGCTGAAGGACATCCTTGAACGGTCCCTCGGCGCGGCACCCCACCCGACATAG
- a CDS encoding cbb3-type cytochrome c oxidase subunit I — MRWNDWLILTTIGALLGGAYFRFRPPQRITLSQPGADGTYHDTYYVVAHVHYLGLLTLLVVLIGAAYVLVLRRSTRRVAVWGAVAICVFGLGTAFMIAPQVFTPRSGMPRRYGDYADAVEWWNAISATGAALATAALFILLVLTVRALIQPRRSR, encoded by the coding sequence ATGCGCTGGAACGACTGGCTTATTCTGACAACGATAGGCGCCCTGCTCGGGGGCGCCTATTTTCGATTCCGGCCCCCGCAGCGTATCACGCTGAGCCAGCCCGGAGCAGATGGCACCTACCACGACACCTATTACGTGGTGGCCCACGTCCACTACCTAGGCCTTCTGACGCTTCTTGTCGTTTTGATCGGGGCCGCCTATGTCCTGGTGCTGCGCCGGTCCACACGGCGCGTGGCCGTTTGGGGCGCCGTCGCAATCTGCGTATTCGGCCTCGGCACGGCCTTCATGATCGCCCCACAGGTGTTCACACCCCGCAGCGGCATGCCGCGCCGCTATGGCGATTACGCGGACGCGGTCGAGTGGTGGAACGCCATCTCCGCCACGGGTGCAGCCCTGGCGACGGCGGCCCTCTTCATCCTGCTTGTCCTGACCGTCCGGGCGCTGATCCAGCCGCGGCGCAGCCGATAG